In Necator americanus strain Aroian chromosome IV, whole genome shotgun sequence, the following proteins share a genomic window:
- a CDS encoding hypothetical protein (NECATOR_CHRIV.G13626.T1), with amino-acid sequence MSSIAHQIKDEGTRKKKESIVDLSRFIDKKIRVKFQGGREATGILKGYDALLNLVLDNCNEYLRDPENPGTVGDDTRPLGLIVARGTAITVIAPSDGMEQIDNPFAQTEE; translated from the exons ATGTCAAGCATTGCACATCAG ATTAAGGACGAAGGaacaaggaagaagaaggaatcaATAGTTGATCTTTCCCGGTTTATCGACAAGAAGATTCGTGTCAAGTTCCAAGGAGGGCGAGAAG cgACTGGCATTTTGAAAGGGTATGATGCCTTGCTCAACCTTGTACTCGATAACTGTAATGAATATCTTCGCGATCCTGAAAATCCAGGCACAGTCGGGGATGACACCAG ACCACTGGGCCTGATTGTTGCTCGCGGCACTGCAATAACAGTTATTGCTCCTTCTGATGGTATGGAACAAATAGACAACCCATTCGCTCAAACTGAAGAATAG
- a CDS encoding hypothetical protein (NECATOR_CHRIV.G13626.T2): MSSIAHQIKDEGTRKKKESIVDLSRFIDKKIRVKFQGGREATGILKGYDALLNLVLDNCNEYLRDPENPGTVGDDTRPLGLIVARGTAITNRAW, translated from the exons ATGTCAAGCATTGCACATCAG ATTAAGGACGAAGGaacaaggaagaagaaggaatcaATAGTTGATCTTTCCCGGTTTATCGACAAGAAGATTCGTGTCAAGTTCCAAGGAGGGCGAGAAG cgACTGGCATTTTGAAAGGGTATGATGCCTTGCTCAACCTTGTACTCGATAACTGTAATGAATATCTTCGCGATCCTGAAAATCCAGGCACAGTCGGGGATGACACCAG ACCACTGGGCCTGATTGTTGCTCGCGGCACTGCAATAACA AATAGAG CCTGGTAG